CGATGGGGATCGACATGCGTATTCGCACCGTGGATACAACACAGTACCTGAAACGCTGGCGAGATCGTGATTACGACATGATTTCTTCTAGTTATTCAGCACAGCGTTATCCTAGCTCAAACCTAAAGATTGTATGGAACTCGAATTTTATCGATTCAACCTACAACCAAGCAGGGGTAAAAGACCCTGTTATCGACGAGCTGACCGACTTAATTGCAGACAGCCAGGATGATCCAGAAAGATTATTGGTCCTAGGTCGGTCATTAGATAGAGTGCTTCAGTGGAACTATTTCGTTATCCCTCAGTGGCATATCAAAAAATATCGTGTGGCAACATGGGATAAATTCGAGCGCCCAGATGTCTTACCTACTTATGACTTAGGTATTGATACGTGGTGGGTGTCGGAAGAAAAGGCACAGAAGCTACCTGCAAAACGTCGATAAGAGGAAACCATGGCGGCCTATATATTCCGACGCTTGTTGTTGGTGATTCCAACGCTTTGGGCGATTATAACGATCAACTTTTTTATCATTCAGATTGCTCCTGGGGGGCCTGTAGAACAGGCGATTGCACAAGCTCAGGGGCTAGATTCTGGCATCATGGAGCGATTCAGTGGTGGGGGTACAGAGGTTGACTTGGATACCGACCAAGGTGACGTGGCGACAGGCTATAAAGGCTCTCGTGGTCTAGACCCAGAAGTTGTTGAAGCCATCAAAATCCAGTTTGGTTTTGATAAGCCGCTGCACGAACGTTATTTCGATATGCTGAAAAACTACGCCATGTTTAATTTTGGCGACAGTCTTTTCAGAGGTGGTAATGTTATCGACTTGATTAAAGAGCGTCTTCCCGTGTCCATCTCGCTTGGATTATGGAGTACGCTGATTATCTACCTGATATCGATACCGCTTGGAATTCTCAAGGCTATTCACCATGGTTCTCGATTTGATATTTGGTCGAGTGCTGTGGTGATTGTTGGTTACGCCATCCCTGGTTTCTTATTCGCGATTATCCTGATTATTTTCTTCGCAAGTGGTAACTACTT
This is a stretch of genomic DNA from Vibrio maritimus. It encodes these proteins:
- a CDS encoding microcin C ABC transporter permease YejB codes for the protein MAAYIFRRLLLVIPTLWAIITINFFIIQIAPGGPVEQAIAQAQGLDSGIMERFSGGGTEVDLDTDQGDVATGYKGSRGLDPEVVEAIKIQFGFDKPLHERYFDMLKNYAMFNFGDSLFRGGNVIDLIKERLPVSISLGLWSTLIIYLISIPLGILKAIHHGSRFDIWSSAVVIVGYAIPGFLFAIILIIFFASGNYFSWFPLRGLVSSNFDQLTWYQQIIDYFWHLTLPILAMVIGGFATLSMLTKNSFLDEINKQYVVTARAKGLDESSILYKHVFRNAMLIIIAGFPSAFISIFFTGSMLIEVMFSLEGIGLLGFESTIQRDYPVVFSSLYIMTLLGLILSIISDLTYTWVDPRIDFEAR